One Perognathus longimembris pacificus isolate PPM17 chromosome 13, ASM2315922v1, whole genome shotgun sequence genomic window, TATGCTTTTCAAGTAAGAGTATTATAAAATAGATTAACAATTCTTAAAATCAAGCATAACCTATGATACATTCATTCTTGAATCTGACCATCTATCTGAAAGTATTTATTCTGTTTTCACTTAACAAAGGGACTTATTATATTTCAACAATACAAATAGAAAAAACATCTGActctaaattatcttttaaagatTTACAAGCATTCTCAGACTATCATGAGTTATAATATGTTAATATTAAGATGCAAGGCAAGGTAGACTGCATAAATAAATTTACTTCATAAACTTAGTACATAGATAACCACAATAGTGGCCAAGAAAAGGTAATTCTTCCTGAAGTAGATGAAGTTTAAGACTGTTTGTTGAAGGAAACTGGACACAAGGAGAGATGTGACTGTAATATCATTGTACTGGTAATACATACCCAAACACTGTTGTGATATGAATAGATAATAAAAGAGCAGCAGGAAGAAATTCACCACCTGCCTGTGCTTATTCAGCAAGTCCACAACCATGCTTCTGTTCTAAGAGCAATTGTCTAGCCTCCCGAGAAACTGTTTCTCATAAGCTCTAATTGCAACTACCCAGGAATGTATTTTGAAGAGCACTGTTATGAAAATGTAGATGAAAAACATCTAAGGTTTCCATTAGTAAGTCTGCTAGACTCCAGTgaaaacatataaaggtaaaacagAGATGTTGGTAGAGTATCTACCTAAGGAACAACCTAGTATCTTTGATTCATCTCACAGTCTGAACAATGATAGCTAACCACTTAGACTAAGTGAGAGAAATCACTTCAACAAATGTTATGAGTGTGTTTGGGTCAGGTGTGACCAAGGCCAAATGTGAGTCATCCTAAAAAATGCAGAGTTAAATCCAAACGTGTTgtccacacatttttttttttttttgctagtcctgggccttgaactcagggcctgagcactgtccctggcttctttttgctcaaggctagcactctgccacttgagccacagcaccacttctggccgttttctatatatgtggtgctggggaatcgaacccagggcttcatgtatatgaggcaagcactcttgccactaggctatattcccagcccccacagattttttttttaattactcatGTGCAGGTACACCAGAATCCAGGGGTTTTCTATCCAGGATAATGATTTCTCCTTGGATAATTGAATGTGCCTGAGAAAAGATCTATGAACATTAAAACTAACAGGTCTCTATTGATGTGAAGCCTCTCACCTTACTGAGATATCATCATTTATTTTTCACCCAAAGTTTATTTCTTAAAAGTAATTACTTGAGATGTTTATTGAGGCACCCAATATTCTCCAAAATGatgggataatggaaggaatataataatttgaaattttatatttccaaggaaatggatggacatagAAAAAATGTGCTAAGtgagagagacaaatgacacatttttcctcatatgtggaagttagatctaaattataaacatgcaTGAAAACATACTCAGGGTTATATGAATATAGTTGCAACCAAATTGACTAAAGAATGACTCGGAAGATTCCAAGCATGTAATTCCTCTAAGAAACCAACAAAcagttaacaaaatgaatatcaggaagctgaaacatatttTGTTAAAGGGGGATCAAGGGGAAGGAGTATAACCAGAGAGACAAGAgcagaaaaatatattcattatattcaatgtacatatgtcaaCATGGAACCATGTGACTTGAAGGTAAGCAGGCGATTAGGAAAGATGAGGGAAGaatgatgacattgatcaagatacattatatacaaataaagaggaaaaaggggaaagaCAGTCAGAaaattcaatgtgtgtgtgtcctacaaaattaagaaaattgaggggaggggtagAGCTAGGATGGATAGGGAGAAACGACAAAAGGGGTGAGTGACATCAATGAAGATGCATAGTATTCATAAGCTGACTTGTTGAATGGTAATGCCTTCATACacctacttaaagaaaatgaaaatgtaatttgAAAAGACGCATTATCCTCctaaactgacttgttgaattgcaatcctttaccactactttaaaaaagcaacaagaaaagaaatgctgGTATGTGGCCTGGGGCACTCTCGCTGGGCACGTTTACTTTGCCTGACTGTGACTATGAGAGAGAGTGAGGTCAGAATGAGAAGCCCCTGACTTTGAATAACTATATCAGAGTTAGTCTGTGTGCTGCCTGGCCTCAAGAATTCTGCCCCAAATTGGCCTCTCTCCATAGACACTGCTTCTGTTGAAGTAAACAAATCAGTAAGATGTGTACCACTCGCCTCTCTGGGTATGCTATTAGTGAGCATTCACACCATATAGATAGATTGGCTCTAATATTCATCTGGGAGACACTCTTTGGAGTTAGTAGATGACAGTGGTGTTACGCTGGCTTCATAAAATTGTGCCATTGGGCCCAACCAGCAGCATAATCTTATCTAAAATTTCTAATCAGCTTTCTAAGCCTCTCAGATATGAATTGATCATAAAAGTGAGCAGACATTTCAAAAACctttgaaaacaattaaaaataaaatgcagaaaacATTAGGTCTGGTGTGGTCACTCGTCAGCCTATTTGAGACACAGAAATAGAAGAATTGCCATGTTAAGGCCAGCCTGGTTGACAACAGAAAGCAAAGTATCAAAACCAAAAGCCTGGGTAAACCATTCAAATTCTAGATTGCTTGTTTATGTGAGAGTTCTGAAAAATGCACTTCAACTAAGCCAGCCAAAAAGTCATAAAAAGAAGTCATTAAAATATGTGACTTATGGAAATAATGTCAATAAATCATAAATATAGTAACTGTATTATACATGAATAGTTATTAGATTCACAAGAAATGGtaactgttaatttttttaaatccttttaacATATAGATGTAAAAAGTTAGAATATTAATAGTTGCATCCCAAACATTTTGGTCATTGTGGAGGTGATCTTTTAAGAAAATACTCAACTGTTAATGTAATGTTGTGaacaattttattattatcttttagtagttacacaaaggaactgccatttaacaaagcagtttattaacacagtgcatcttgatcagttcaCCCCTTTCAACCTCCTCACACATTCTTCCCAACCCACTCTTTCCTCcacttttctgaattttgtaagacatacattgaattcttgactagaTTCTCCCTCACTTCTCCTCTTCAAGTTATGAACATctacaaaatagaacaaaacgtTTCATAACCCAATTACATGTTACTATCCATTTTATGAAGGCCGTATCTCCATACTTTTGGTTTCAAAATAATAGTGATGGATCTTATAACAGATATATGTTAAATGAATTGCAAACTAATAAATTAATACTCAATACATTACATTGAACCATTCTTAAATAAACATTACATGGTATTTGAAGTATACTTTAATACTGAGGTCTACTAAaccaagagagaaaggagagagacagatagacagagagagagagagagagagagagagagagagagagacagaaagagagacagagacagagagacagagagacagagaaacagaccacaaataaattttttcttctttttctgttttcctagttTGGGAACCTCAAAACcccaaacaagtaaacaaacaaacaaacaaacaaaaaacaaaaacgaaaacctCTCACCAATAAAAATCTTGACCGACCTAATCATGGCGCTGCTGAATCAGACGCAGGTGACACCAGCCTCTTTCATTCTGAATGGGATCCCGGGGCTGGAAGACATGCACATCTGGATTTCCATCCCATTCTGCTCCATGTACGTGGTAGCTGTGGCTGGGAACTGCGGGCTCCTCTACCTCATCTGCTTTGAGGACTCGCTGCACAGGTCTATGTATTACTTCCTGGCCATGCTTTCTCTTACTGATCTTGTCATGTGCACTTCCACAATCCCTAAAACTCTCTGCATCTTCTGGTTCCAGCTTAAGGAAATTAGCTTTAAGGAATGCCTGGTCCAGCTGTTTTTCATCCATACATTCACAGCCATGGAGTCGGGGGTGCTCATGCTGATGGCGCtggaccgctatgtggccatctgctaCCCTCTGCGCTACGCGACCATCCTCACCAACCCAGTCATCGTGAAAGCTGGACTTGCTACTTTCCTGAGAGCAGTGTTTCTCATTATTCCCTTGGTTTTCCTCACCAAAAGGCTACCCTACTGCAGAGGCAATATCATACACCATACATACTGTGACCAGCTCTCTGTGGCTAAACTATCCTGTGGAAATATCAAGGCTAATATTATTTATGGTCTGATAGCAGCTTTCTTGATTGGGGGTTTTGACATCTTGTGCATTGCCATCTCCTACACCATGATCCTCCGAGCAGTGATCAACCTGTCCTCAGCAGACGCCCGGCAGAAGGCCTTCAGCACCTGCACTGCCCACATCAGTGCCATTGTCTTTTCCTACAGTCCAgccttcttctgtttcttttttaaccgCTTTGGAAGCCATGTAATCCCTCCATCTTGTCATATTATTGTGGCTAATCTTTACCTGCTCTTACCTCCCACTATGAACCCAATTGTCTATGGGGTAAAAACCAAGCAAATAAGAGACTGTGTCCTAAGGATCCTTTCAGGTATTAAAAACACCAAGTCCCACAGTGTCTGAAAGGCACATTTGTCAGGAGAGGGGACGAATAGGGTAGTGGAGGGAAGTGAAGAAGAGCAAGAAGGATTCACAGGAAGGGATCACAGGGGAGATATTTTTGTAAGCTCTTTACTCAGAGTCATTTGACGTCTAAAAGCTCCACAGAGGAAATGATGTTGGTAGATTCATTTTCGTGAAGTGTCTTCATGAGACCACAGTGAAGGAAATAGTTTAATTGTGACTCTAAAGATCCATGAATGTGCAAACGGAGAATTGAAGTCACTTCTCCAAAGCAATGAtttcaatggggggggggggaccatgcGCTCATATGCTCTTTTACTGTTTTCACACAGCATCTAGGAGGTCTGGTTTCAAAACTAGTTGATGTTTTTCGAAATATGTGTTGTTACTATCCACATTATTCAGATTTCATTATGCTGTCTATGTCTATGATACATGTATGTGAAATTCAAgtttgggttttttaaattaaaaaagaatttcccctttattgtcaaaatgaagtacagaggggttacagtttcatatgtaagacagtgagtgcatttcttgttcaacttgttacctcctccctcatttcccccctccctctccccctttccctctcctcctatgagttgtacagtggttttcaccaaatggttttctaagtattgattttggagtcatttgtctttttatcctttctctctcgattttgatattccctttcccttccctagttctaacaca contains:
- the LOC125361772 gene encoding olfactory receptor 52N4-like; amino-acid sequence: MALLNQTQVTPASFILNGIPGLEDMHIWISIPFCSMYVVAVAGNCGLLYLICFEDSLHRSMYYFLAMLSLTDLVMCTSTIPKTLCIFWFQLKEISFKECLVQLFFIHTFTAMESGVLMLMALDRYVAICYPLRYATILTNPVIVKAGLATFLRAVFLIIPLVFLTKRLPYCRGNIIHHTYCDQLSVAKLSCGNIKANIIYGLIAAFLIGGFDILCIAISYTMILRAVINLSSADARQKAFSTCTAHISAIVFSYSPAFFCFFFNRFGSHVIPPSCHIIVANLYLLLPPTMNPIVYGVKTKQIRDCVLRILSGIKNTKSHSV